The following proteins are co-located in the Planococcus plakortidis genome:
- a CDS encoding YhgE/Pip family protein, which produces MIHELKTVFSKKMLIISLIAVMFLPVIYSASFLTSMWDPYGKTEDLPIAVVNEDQEVELEGESIHIGEEIVAELKGNDDFEWHFVGSDEAHAGVVKGDYYASITLPEDFSSNASSLLTDEPKEMALDVETNPGYSYSGKSIADQSILAVETAVASEVRELYTEKVFETVNDMNDGYKEASSGAGELADGAEQLAESAGQLGDGMEALAAQAPSPLAAELEKLIEGNKQISQGIDELGSGSASLSDELSAASEEISAYAFETANAKLISEPVEVNKETVTEVENYGQSFAPYIIALSLFVGAIAFSTIYPFRTRDRESTTLLIWWGSKLSVILAQGTFQAALLAVFILKVLDIPVENLGSFLLILFVISNTWMFILSVLVAAFDKVGNFLGILLLVLQLGASEGTFPIQLTNGFFQAVHPYSPMTYAIKALRESIFGFEGNVPFEQALWILVAILLAMILLLGAVYYFRFQKERKTASELA; this is translated from the coding sequence ATGATTCATGAACTGAAAACGGTTTTCTCGAAAAAAATGCTGATTATCTCGCTAATAGCCGTCATGTTTTTACCGGTTATTTACAGCGCCTCGTTTTTGACCTCAATGTGGGATCCATATGGAAAAACGGAGGATCTTCCAATTGCGGTCGTCAATGAAGACCAAGAAGTTGAATTAGAAGGGGAAAGCATTCATATCGGTGAGGAGATTGTGGCCGAGCTTAAAGGCAATGATGATTTTGAATGGCATTTCGTCGGAAGTGATGAAGCACATGCTGGTGTGGTCAAAGGGGATTATTATGCTTCCATTACTTTGCCCGAAGATTTTTCGAGTAATGCTTCCTCACTTTTGACCGACGAGCCGAAAGAAATGGCTTTGGATGTGGAGACCAATCCAGGGTATAGTTACTCTGGTAAATCGATTGCGGACCAAAGCATCTTGGCCGTGGAAACGGCAGTAGCTTCCGAAGTCCGGGAATTATACACCGAAAAAGTATTTGAAACGGTAAACGACATGAATGACGGCTATAAAGAAGCTTCATCCGGTGCAGGGGAGTTAGCGGATGGAGCGGAGCAGCTGGCAGAATCGGCAGGGCAATTAGGGGATGGCATGGAAGCCCTTGCCGCCCAAGCACCTTCACCGCTAGCTGCAGAGCTTGAAAAACTAATCGAAGGAAACAAGCAGATCAGCCAAGGCATCGATGAATTAGGCAGTGGATCAGCGAGTTTGAGCGATGAGTTGTCCGCAGCGTCGGAAGAAATTTCAGCGTATGCGTTTGAAACGGCAAATGCCAAGCTCATCAGCGAACCCGTGGAGGTAAATAAAGAGACCGTAACTGAAGTCGAAAACTATGGCCAGAGCTTTGCGCCTTATATTATTGCGCTCAGCTTGTTTGTCGGGGCAATCGCTTTTTCGACCATTTATCCTTTCCGGACACGCGACCGTGAATCGACGACACTGCTTATTTGGTGGGGCAGTAAACTATCGGTCATATTGGCACAGGGAACGTTCCAAGCGGCTTTATTAGCTGTGTTCATATTGAAAGTCTTGGATATCCCTGTGGAAAATCTAGGGTCTTTCCTGTTGATTCTCTTTGTCATTTCGAATACGTGGATGTTCATCTTGTCTGTTTTGGTTGCTGCATTCGATAAAGTGGGAAACTTCCTGGGAATCTTGCTGTTGGTTTTGCAGCTTGGTGCCAGTGAAGGAACCTTTCCGATCCAATTGACGAATGGCTTTTTCCAAGCTGTCCACCCATATTCCCCCATGACGTATGCAATCAAAGCATTGAGAGAGTCGATTTTCGGCTTTGAAGGAAATGTTCCGTTCGAACAAGCATTATGGATTCTTGTGGCTATTTTATTGGCGATGATTTTGCTCTTAGGGGCCGTCTATTATTTCCGCTTCCAGAAAGAACGGAAAACAGCATCTGAATTAGCATAA
- the ybaK gene encoding Cys-tRNA(Pro) deacylase: MAKKAAKTNAARILDRERIDYEPLQYSADDGKIDGVSVAAKIGVPVETVYKTLVAAGASKNHYVFLVPVALELDLKLAAKACGEKKIEMVPVKEILPLTGYVRGGCSPFGMKKPFRTFVAEQASRLDEMIVSAGKVGAQLKLAPEDLLKATGGEFAELTAKP; the protein is encoded by the coding sequence GTGGCAAAAAAAGCAGCAAAGACCAACGCCGCGCGCATTTTGGACCGTGAACGTATCGATTATGAGCCGCTCCAGTACAGCGCCGATGATGGGAAAATAGACGGCGTCTCGGTAGCGGCGAAAATCGGCGTGCCTGTAGAAACGGTCTATAAGACACTCGTCGCGGCTGGGGCATCGAAAAATCATTATGTATTTCTCGTGCCGGTCGCATTGGAGCTGGACTTAAAGCTGGCTGCAAAAGCGTGCGGTGAAAAGAAAATCGAGATGGTACCGGTGAAAGAGATTTTGCCGCTCACGGGATACGTACGTGGAGGCTGTTCACCGTTCGGCATGAAAAAGCCGTTCAGGACATTCGTCGCTGAACAGGCTTCCCGGCTGGATGAGATGATCGTCTCTGCCGGAAAAGTCGGGGCGCAGCTGAAACTGGCGCCGGAAGATTTGCTGAAAGCAACAGGAGGCGAGTTTGCGGAATTGACTGCGAAGCCGTGA
- a CDS encoding PLP-dependent cysteine synthase family protein — protein MDYATEIQQLIGRTPLLELTHSTIPNGCRIFAKLEFFNPGGSVKDRLGVALIADAEKRGELKAGGTIVEPTAGNTGIGLAIAAIGKGYRLKLVVPQKFSMEKQTLMRALGAEVINTPTADGIKGAIKKATEIAEQEGAFMPAQFSNAANPDTYVQTLGPELWDQLDGDIDIFVAGAGSGGTFMGTSRYLKAQNQEIKTVIVEPEGSILNGGESGPHKTEGIGMELIPPFMDTQYFEAIHTITDKEAFAAVSELAQNEGLLVGSSSGAAFVAALSEAQSAKPGSHIVTVFADSSERYLSQDIYGALFEEEQQ, from the coding sequence ATGGACTACGCAACTGAGATACAGCAATTGATCGGCCGGACGCCGCTCCTGGAGTTGACGCATAGCACGATTCCGAACGGATGCCGGATATTTGCCAAGCTGGAATTTTTCAATCCGGGCGGCAGCGTCAAAGACCGCCTCGGTGTAGCATTGATTGCCGATGCAGAGAAACGCGGAGAACTTAAAGCAGGCGGCACGATTGTAGAGCCGACTGCCGGCAATACAGGTATCGGACTTGCAATTGCGGCAATTGGCAAAGGCTATCGCCTGAAGCTGGTCGTCCCGCAAAAGTTCAGTATGGAAAAACAAACACTCATGCGTGCGTTAGGTGCTGAAGTGATTAATACGCCGACCGCTGATGGCATCAAAGGCGCCATTAAAAAAGCGACTGAAATTGCCGAACAGGAAGGTGCGTTCATGCCGGCGCAATTTTCAAACGCCGCTAACCCGGACACCTATGTCCAGACACTTGGCCCCGAGCTCTGGGATCAGTTGGACGGGGACATCGACATCTTCGTGGCAGGCGCGGGTTCCGGCGGCACGTTTATGGGAACTTCCCGTTATTTGAAAGCGCAAAATCAGGAAATCAAAACCGTCATCGTGGAACCGGAAGGCTCGATTCTAAACGGTGGGGAATCCGGCCCGCATAAAACGGAAGGCATCGGCATGGAGTTGATCCCTCCGTTTATGGATACACAGTATTTTGAGGCCATCCATACGATTACAGATAAAGAAGCGTTTGCAGCCGTGAGTGAGCTTGCACAAAATGAAGGGCTGCTCGTCGGCAGTTCATCAGGCGCTGCATTTGTTGCCGCTTTGAGTGAAGCACAATCAGCGAAACCTGGCAGCCACATCGTTACGGTCTTTGCCGATTCAAGCGAACGCTATTTGAGCCAGGATATTTACGGGGCTCTTTTTGAGGAGGAACAACAATGA
- a CDS encoding bifunctional cystathionine gamma-lyase/homocysteine desulfhydrase, which yields MKPKTRLIHGGIFGDEATGAVSTPIYQVSTYKQEAVGKFKGYEYSRTGNPTRHALEELIADVEYGHAGFAFGSGMAAISSVMMLFSAGDHVILTDDVYGGTYRVMNKVLNRFGLEFTFVDTGDLEQVKAAVQENTKAIFIETPTNPLLKVTDIEAVATFAKGKGLLTIVDNTFMTPYFQNPISLGADIVLHSATKYIGGHSDVVAGLVVVNTAQLAEELHFVQNSVGAILGPQDSWLLMRGLKTLGIRMEETNTNAQQIAEFLDGHEAVEAVIYPGLDSHSGKALMEKQARGFGGMISFDVGSKEKADRLLAKLKYFTLAESLGAVESLISVPVQMTHASIPAERRAELGITEGLVRISVGIEDVEDLIEDLRQALA from the coding sequence ATGAAACCGAAAACCAGATTGATACACGGCGGCATCTTCGGAGACGAAGCGACAGGCGCTGTATCGACACCGATTTACCAAGTGAGCACTTACAAACAGGAAGCTGTGGGCAAGTTTAAAGGCTATGAATATTCACGAACCGGAAATCCGACGCGACATGCGCTGGAAGAGCTGATTGCAGATGTCGAATACGGCCATGCCGGTTTTGCGTTCGGTTCGGGAATGGCGGCCATTTCTTCTGTCATGATGCTGTTTTCAGCTGGCGACCACGTCATCTTGACGGACGATGTGTACGGCGGCACTTACCGCGTGATGAATAAAGTACTGAATCGCTTCGGGCTCGAATTCACATTCGTCGATACGGGGGATTTGGAGCAAGTGAAAGCTGCCGTACAGGAAAATACGAAAGCGATCTTCATCGAAACACCGACCAATCCGCTGTTGAAAGTGACGGATATTGAAGCTGTCGCGACCTTCGCTAAAGGAAAAGGACTGTTGACGATCGTCGACAATACGTTCATGACGCCCTATTTCCAAAACCCGATCTCTCTTGGGGCGGATATCGTCTTGCATAGCGCGACCAAATACATCGGCGGCCATAGCGATGTCGTGGCTGGGCTTGTCGTGGTCAATACCGCGCAACTCGCTGAGGAATTGCATTTCGTCCAAAATTCTGTTGGCGCCATCCTCGGGCCGCAAGATTCGTGGCTATTGATGCGCGGGTTGAAAACACTCGGCATCCGCATGGAAGAGACCAATACTAACGCCCAGCAAATCGCAGAGTTCCTTGATGGACATGAAGCGGTTGAGGCGGTCATTTATCCGGGGCTCGACAGCCATTCCGGCAAAGCCTTGATGGAAAAACAAGCACGCGGCTTCGGCGGGATGATTTCATTTGACGTCGGCAGTAAAGAAAAAGCGGATAGACTGCTTGCCAAGCTGAAATACTTCACCTTGGCAGAAAGCCTGGGGGCGGTGGAGAGCTTGATCTCGGTTCCGGTGCAGATGACACATGCCTCGATTCCAGCAGAGCGCCGCGCAGAACTCGGCATCACCGAAGGCTTGGTGCGTATTTCTGTCGGCATTGAAGATGTGGAAGATTTAATAGAAGATTTGCGCCAAGCATTAGCATAA
- a CDS encoding DNA topoisomerase III, whose amino-acid sequence MKSVVLAEKPSVARDIARVLGCSQKGNGFLEGKQYIVTWALGHLVTHAQPEQYNNDLKEWKMESLPILPEPFKLVPIKQTMKQYNAVKAQLNRSDVKEVIIATDAGREGELVARWILEHAKVNKPVKRLWISSVTDKAIKDGFQNLKDGKAYESLFQAAVARAEADWVVGINATRALTVKHNAQLSTGRVQTPTLAMIAQREQDIRNFQPKPYYGLQAISDNASFTWTDGKSAQSFDKERIDRLFAKLDKANKGTVTDVKITPKKQPAPPLFDLTELQKEAYKRYSWSAKETLNTLQNLYERYKIVTYPRTDSKHLTSDMKRTLKDHIKAVQVGEYRSLANAALKNSGVPQKGVIDDAKVSDHHAIIPTEETPMLHELSDKEYKLYDMIVRRFLAVFLPQYEYDRTTVTLDVSGETFQAKGNTIRNEGWKRVYKDADEEGESTLPPFEKGQTVELKGITLTEGKTKPPAFFNEGTLLGAMENPAQFMAGESKELIQTLGETGGLGTVATRADIIDKLFNSFLIEKKGKDLTITSKGRQLLELVPEDLKSPKLTADWETQLTKIAKGQLKKQQFMEEMVAFSKKSVAEIKSSDKKFKHDNITGKMCPDCGKPLLEVNGKRGKMHVCQDRECGFKKNVSMQTNARCPNCHKRMDMVGDGDNKMFVCKCGHREKLSAFEKRKKAGQSKANKKDVNKYLKKQEEPPQNTAMADALKKLLEQKD is encoded by the coding sequence ATGAAATCAGTAGTTCTTGCAGAAAAGCCATCCGTGGCGCGCGATATTGCGCGAGTGCTCGGATGCTCCCAAAAGGGAAACGGCTTTTTAGAAGGCAAACAATATATCGTCACCTGGGCACTCGGCCATTTGGTGACGCATGCACAGCCGGAGCAATATAATAACGACTTGAAGGAATGGAAGATGGAAAGTTTGCCGATTCTTCCAGAGCCGTTCAAATTGGTCCCGATCAAGCAGACCATGAAGCAATACAATGCAGTCAAAGCGCAGTTGAACCGCAGCGATGTAAAAGAAGTCATCATCGCGACCGATGCCGGGCGCGAAGGGGAACTGGTCGCCCGCTGGATTTTGGAACATGCCAAAGTCAACAAGCCGGTGAAACGGCTCTGGATCTCCTCTGTCACCGATAAAGCGATCAAAGACGGCTTCCAAAACCTGAAAGATGGAAAAGCGTATGAAAGCTTATTCCAGGCAGCGGTCGCCCGTGCAGAGGCTGATTGGGTAGTAGGCATCAACGCGACGCGTGCACTGACGGTGAAGCATAATGCCCAGTTATCGACAGGCCGCGTGCAGACGCCGACGCTCGCAATGATTGCGCAGCGCGAACAGGACATCCGCAATTTCCAGCCGAAACCGTATTACGGACTTCAGGCAATCAGCGATAACGCTTCGTTCACCTGGACAGACGGAAAATCGGCGCAGAGTTTCGATAAAGAGCGGATCGACCGTTTATTCGCCAAGCTCGATAAGGCGAATAAAGGCACGGTGACGGACGTGAAAATCACGCCGAAAAAACAACCGGCGCCGCCATTATTCGATTTGACGGAACTGCAGAAAGAAGCCTATAAACGCTATAGCTGGTCCGCCAAAGAAACGCTCAACACCTTGCAGAACCTGTACGAGCGCTACAAAATCGTCACTTATCCGCGGACAGACTCAAAGCATTTGACGAGTGACATGAAAAGGACGTTAAAAGACCATATCAAGGCGGTGCAGGTCGGCGAATACCGTTCGCTTGCGAATGCCGCGCTGAAGAATTCTGGCGTCCCGCAAAAAGGCGTCATTGACGATGCGAAAGTATCCGATCACCACGCCATCATCCCGACTGAGGAGACGCCGATGCTCCATGAGTTAAGCGATAAGGAATACAAGCTCTATGATATGATCGTCCGCCGCTTCCTCGCGGTCTTCCTGCCGCAGTACGAATACGACCGGACGACCGTCACTTTGGACGTCTCCGGCGAGACATTCCAGGCTAAAGGCAACACGATCCGCAACGAGGGGTGGAAACGTGTCTATAAAGATGCCGACGAGGAAGGCGAGTCGACGTTGCCGCCATTCGAAAAAGGACAGACGGTCGAATTGAAAGGAATCACCTTGACCGAAGGCAAAACGAAACCTCCTGCTTTCTTCAATGAAGGCACTTTGCTTGGGGCGATGGAAAACCCGGCCCAGTTCATGGCGGGGGAATCGAAAGAATTGATTCAGACGCTCGGTGAAACCGGGGGCCTTGGAACTGTCGCTACTCGCGCAGATATCATCGATAAATTATTCAATAGTTTCCTGATCGAGAAGAAAGGAAAGGACTTGACGATTACATCGAAAGGCCGCCAGCTATTGGAACTCGTCCCGGAAGATTTGAAATCGCCGAAATTGACGGCGGATTGGGAAACGCAATTGACGAAAATCGCCAAAGGGCAGTTGAAGAAACAGCAGTTCATGGAAGAAATGGTTGCGTTCTCGAAAAAGTCGGTCGCTGAGATCAAATCGAGCGACAAGAAATTCAAGCACGATAACATCACCGGCAAAATGTGCCCGGACTGCGGCAAGCCGCTTCTTGAAGTGAACGGCAAACGCGGCAAGATGCATGTGTGCCAGGACCGCGAATGCGGCTTCAAGAAAAACGTCTCGATGCAGACCAATGCCCGCTGCCCGAACTGCCATAAACGCATGGACATGGTGGGCGACGGCGACAATAAAATGTTCGTCTGTAAATGCGGACACCGTGAGAAATTATCGGCGTTTGAAAAACGCAAAAAAGCAGGACAATCGAAAGCGAACAAGAAAGATGTCAATAAATACTTGAAGAAGCAGGAGGAGCCGCCGCAAAATACGGCGATGGCGGATGCCTTGAAGAAATTGCTCGAGCAAAAGGACTGA
- a CDS encoding class I SAM-dependent methyltransferase, producing the protein MGREFVEIFDEWVHTYDASVGGEDPEYAAVFENYEEILGAVAKKAVSPVVEFGTGTGNLTAELLEQGYKVVGIEPNAAMRKASGEKFPELGILDGDFLDFELPQPPNSFTSSYAFHHLTDQEKERAIKLYASILPSGGKIVFADTVFESEEAKLGRIVYEEGEGHANLVEDLKREHYTTVPVMEAIFRENGFDVEFTRMNDYVFLMDATKR; encoded by the coding sequence ATGGGGAGAGAATTTGTCGAGATTTTTGATGAATGGGTGCATACCTACGATGCCTCGGTCGGCGGCGAAGATCCGGAATATGCCGCCGTTTTCGAAAATTACGAGGAGATCCTGGGAGCGGTCGCGAAGAAAGCGGTAAGCCCGGTTGTTGAATTCGGCACGGGTACAGGCAATCTGACAGCGGAGCTCCTGGAACAGGGATATAAGGTGGTGGGCATCGAGCCGAATGCCGCCATGCGCAAAGCAAGCGGCGAGAAGTTCCCGGAACTTGGGATATTGGATGGTGATTTTCTGGATTTCGAGCTTCCACAGCCACCGAATAGCTTCACCAGCAGCTATGCTTTCCACCACTTGACGGACCAGGAAAAAGAGCGGGCGATCAAGCTCTACGCTTCCATCTTGCCGAGTGGCGGAAAAATCGTGTTCGCGGATACGGTCTTTGAATCCGAAGAAGCGAAACTCGGGCGCATCGTCTATGAAGAAGGCGAAGGCCATGCGAATCTCGTGGAAGATTTGAAGCGCGAGCATTACACGACCGTGCCTGTCATGGAAGCGATATTCCGGGAGAATGGTTTTGATGTAGAGTTCACGCGGATGAACGATTACGTATTCTTGATGGATGCGACTAAACGATGA
- a CDS encoding immune inhibitor A domain-containing protein, whose protein sequence is MKKSKWFPILSASALALSLYSPAASAAPVEELPSLGAWDEDRYGERIDIDQELNRLANDEAFQKEAEQRIKDQAGALNDETADGEENAAASEHFTYDGGTKLFLNRNLEFKEFTLRSVGDNVEIWVANDLAYGPNNPKPADVVTQAQVDKLKAEFDSNIYPKATDFFGTPDSLDGSNSPLPGMVGLPEGYYEGSDKVIMLVDNVQDEGWNNPSYPFFVAGFFWQTLENYTDRNIITIDTNSWETRLENTFFGTTIHELQHLIQADNDGAEETWLNEGMSTFSEFLGGYGHGEGSINFYLDHPENSLVNWDEHGTAATGPETIADYGQVYLFTLYMYDKFGQEFIRELATDGTTQGMASVDKVLEDYGTNKTFTELYQDFMTALTLDDDTVSKDYKFDSIDLRELPVGDGVRGKTVDFEKAKTFEKEGVPAWGGDFKEFDLDRTVRGMKFDGVDFLPLQWKTVANPLDASEQVLHPNNGDEADQALIFGATVPVENPTLSFEHYYNIEEQWDFATVQVSTDNGETWKSLGNENTRDDVVEEGYPTIKDNLPGFTGEKTNWSTETFDLSAYAGQDVLVSFRNLTDWGSNEAGWFIKDIRLGDFSADGTSTEPFQSLGQLKGEYVDFTTTFIQTKKNGKQRVFNVDPFNVTDKEALDLQQVLREGNLKMITSYAAAPDQKEAKEFTYEVLYKEDKSKGKGKGNNKK, encoded by the coding sequence ATGAAAAAAAGCAAGTGGTTCCCTATTCTATCAGCGAGCGCATTGGCGCTTTCCCTATATTCCCCTGCAGCGAGCGCAGCACCAGTCGAGGAGTTGCCGTCACTCGGTGCCTGGGACGAGGATCGCTACGGCGAACGCATCGACATCGACCAGGAACTAAATCGCCTGGCAAATGACGAGGCGTTCCAAAAAGAAGCCGAGCAGCGTATCAAAGACCAGGCTGGAGCATTGAATGATGAAACAGCAGACGGTGAAGAAAATGCTGCGGCAAGCGAACATTTCACTTATGACGGTGGCACGAAGCTATTTTTGAACCGCAACTTGGAATTCAAGGAATTTACGCTACGCAGCGTAGGAGATAACGTGGAAATCTGGGTTGCTAATGACTTGGCATACGGCCCGAACAACCCGAAACCGGCTGATGTCGTCACGCAAGCGCAAGTGGATAAATTGAAGGCTGAATTCGACAGCAATATCTATCCGAAAGCGACCGATTTCTTCGGCACTCCGGATTCACTCGATGGCTCGAATTCGCCGCTTCCTGGCATGGTCGGCTTACCGGAAGGGTATTATGAAGGATCTGATAAAGTCATCATGCTCGTCGATAACGTCCAGGACGAAGGCTGGAACAACCCGTCCTATCCGTTCTTCGTAGCCGGCTTCTTCTGGCAGACGCTTGAGAACTACACGGACCGCAACATCATCACGATCGACACGAATTCATGGGAAACGCGTTTGGAGAACACATTCTTTGGGACGACAATCCACGAACTTCAGCATTTGATCCAAGCCGATAACGACGGCGCCGAAGAAACATGGCTCAACGAAGGCATGTCGACATTCTCTGAATTCCTTGGCGGCTACGGGCACGGCGAAGGGTCGATCAACTTCTATTTGGACCACCCGGAAAACTCGCTCGTCAACTGGGATGAGCATGGAACAGCTGCAACAGGTCCTGAAACGATCGCGGACTACGGACAGGTTTACTTGTTCACGCTTTACATGTACGACAAGTTCGGCCAGGAGTTCATCCGTGAGCTGGCGACTGATGGCACGACACAAGGCATGGCGAGTGTCGACAAAGTGCTTGAAGACTATGGCACAAACAAAACATTCACTGAACTGTACCAGGACTTCATGACGGCATTGACTTTGGATGACGACACGGTCAGCAAGGATTATAAGTTCGACAGCATCGATTTGCGCGAACTGCCGGTCGGTGACGGTGTCCGCGGCAAGACCGTCGATTTCGAGAAAGCAAAAACCTTTGAAAAAGAAGGCGTTCCGGCATGGGGCGGCGACTTCAAGGAATTCGATTTGGACCGCACCGTGCGCGGCATGAAGTTCGATGGCGTCGATTTCCTGCCATTGCAATGGAAAACGGTCGCCAACCCGCTTGACGCTTCCGAGCAAGTGCTTCATCCGAATAACGGTGATGAAGCAGACCAAGCCTTGATCTTCGGGGCAACAGTACCAGTTGAAAACCCGACCTTGAGCTTTGAGCATTATTACAATATCGAAGAGCAATGGGATTTCGCGACAGTTCAAGTGTCTACGGATAACGGCGAAACGTGGAAATCACTCGGCAACGAAAACACACGCGACGATGTAGTGGAAGAAGGCTACCCGACGATTAAAGACAATTTGCCAGGTTTCACAGGCGAGAAAACGAATTGGTCTACTGAAACATTCGATTTGTCGGCATACGCAGGGCAAGATGTATTGGTATCGTTCCGCAACTTAACGGACTGGGGTTCTAACGAAGCAGGCTGGTTCATCAAAGATATCCGACTGGGTGATTTCTCAGCAGATGGAACGTCTACAGAGCCATTCCAGTCACTCGGCCAGTTGAAAGGCGAGTACGTCGACTTCACGACGACATTCATCCAAACGAAGAAAAACGGCAAGCAACGCGTATTCAATGTCGATCCGTTCAACGTGACGGACAAAGAAGCGCTAGACTTGCAGCAAGTGCTGCGTGAAGGCAATTTGAAAATGATCACTTCTTATGCTGCAGCGCCGGACCAGAAAGAAGCAAAAGAATTTACGTACGAAGTGTTGTACAAAGAAGATAAAAGCAAAGGTAAAGGAAAAGGCAATAACAAAAAATAA
- a CDS encoding YitT family protein, with product MKVSIYYRWLFFLFGMMLLGLGISMTIKGDQLGIGPWDVLHVGLYQNFGLTIGSWSIIAGFTLISATSLVRRKWPQFGTWLNMLLIGLFIDLFNFLIPDIHSLFGQILIFTAGIIVTGYGVGVYVAPKMGAGPRDDLMLILVQKTGFSVSTIRTSIEVAVALLGWMLGALSASGPSSSPCWSAGWSKYRSCKAKAC from the coding sequence ATGAAAGTATCTATATATTATCGTTGGCTGTTTTTCCTGTTTGGCATGATGTTATTGGGCCTCGGCATTTCGATGACAATCAAAGGGGACCAGCTCGGAATCGGCCCGTGGGATGTGTTGCATGTCGGCCTGTATCAGAACTTCGGGCTGACAATCGGTTCCTGGTCGATCATCGCGGGCTTTACGCTGATCAGCGCCACTTCGCTTGTGCGCCGCAAATGGCCGCAATTCGGAACGTGGCTCAATATGCTGCTGATCGGATTGTTTATTGATTTATTCAATTTCCTCATTCCCGATATCCATTCCCTGTTCGGCCAGATCCTGATTTTCACGGCGGGCATCATTGTCACGGGATATGGAGTCGGTGTTTATGTTGCGCCGAAAATGGGGGCTGGCCCACGGGATGATTTGATGCTGATCCTGGTCCAAAAAACAGGTTTCAGCGTCAGCACGATCCGTACCTCCATAGAAGTGGCGGTCGCGTTGCTCGGCTGGATGCTCGGGGCCCTGTCGGCATCGGGACCATCGTCATCGCCCTGTTGGTCGGCCGGGTGGTCCAAGTATCGCTCGTGCAAAGCGAAAGCTTGTTAA
- a CDS encoding MarR family winged helix-turn-helix transcriptional regulator, with the protein MSQELFTAYSKFSEAILEVNAYVADIFANHEELKAYSPQQLQTLRIIKKNPAISQSEIADIQGVFKTAISNRIKKLEQDGLIAILTNQDLRKKAISITQKGTELLVISETVIFENLNELLAERFTGDEIIKFTSQLDEIVKCLKMKKDGDKQ; encoded by the coding sequence ATGTCTCAGGAACTATTCACGGCGTACTCGAAATTCAGTGAAGCCATTTTGGAAGTAAATGCCTATGTAGCAGATATATTCGCTAATCATGAAGAGTTAAAAGCCTATTCTCCGCAACAATTGCAGACTTTGCGGATCATCAAAAAAAATCCAGCCATTTCCCAAAGTGAGATCGCGGATATCCAGGGAGTCTTTAAAACAGCCATTTCCAACCGGATCAAGAAATTGGAGCAAGATGGCTTGATTGCCATATTGACTAATCAGGATTTACGTAAAAAAGCCATTTCAATTACTCAAAAAGGAACGGAACTATTGGTGATTAGCGAGACAGTCATCTTTGAAAATCTGAATGAGTTGCTGGCGGAACGCTTTACAGGTGATGAGATCATAAAGTTCACTAGCCAATTGGACGAAATCGTAAAATGCTTAAAAATGAAGAAGGACGGCGACAAACAATGA
- a CDS encoding S-ribosylhomocysteine lyase, translating to MKKMNVESFNLDHTKVAAPYVRLAGEKTGSNGDTIKKYDIRFKQPNKEHMDMPGLHSLEHMMAEHSRNHSDQIIDIGPMGCQTGFYLSVINHDDYEDILRILEATLTDVIAADEVPACNEVQCGWAASHSLEGAHELAKEMLAKKDEWRQVFKEETA from the coding sequence ATGAAAAAAATGAATGTGGAAAGTTTTAACCTGGACCATACAAAAGTGGCGGCACCTTATGTCCGCCTGGCTGGAGAGAAAACAGGCTCGAACGGCGACACGATCAAAAAATACGATATCCGCTTCAAGCAGCCGAATAAAGAACATATGGATATGCCAGGGCTTCACTCACTTGAGCATATGATGGCGGAGCATAGCCGCAACCATTCGGACCAAATTATCGACATCGGGCCAATGGGCTGCCAAACGGGCTTTTACTTGTCAGTTATTAACCACGATGACTACGAAGATATTTTACGCATTCTCGAAGCGACTTTGACGGATGTCATTGCGGCAGACGAAGTGCCGGCTTGCAACGAAGTGCAATGCGGCTGGGCAGCAAGCCACAGCTTAGAAGGCGCACACGAGCTGGCTAAAGAAATGCTGGCGAAAAAAGACGAGTGGCGCCAAGTGTTCAAAGAAGAAACGGCATAA